The following are from one region of the Nitrospirae bacterium CG2_30_53_67 genome:
- a CDS encoding formate--tetrahydrofolate ligase (catalyzes the formation of 10-formyltetrahydrofolate from formate and tetrahydrofolate) has protein sequence MALDPKKHADWQIAEDAETRMKTVYQLADELGLEKEELLPHGHYVAKVDFSKLLKRIADRPDGKYIDVTAITPTPLGEGKSTSTMGLTQGLGMRGKKVTAAIRQPSGGPTMNIKGSAAGGGLSQCIPLTPFSLGLTGDINAIMNAHNLAMVALTSRMQHEFNYGDKELTKRKLTRLNIDPNNVEMGWIMDFCAQSLRNIIIGIGGKMDGFMMRSKFGIAVSSEIMAILAVSTDLKDMRERMGRIVVAYNKKGDPVTTTDLEVAGAMTAWMVEALNPNLLQTIEGQPVFVHAGPFANIAIGQSSIIADRIGLKLSEYHVTESGFGADIGFEKFWNLKCRFSGLKPHTAVIVATIRALKCHGGAPIPVPGRPMPEEYKGENVEWVEKGCENLIHHIKTVKKAGINPVVCINAFKTDTKNEIKVVRRLAESAGARVAVSNHWEKGGEGALEFADAVIDACNEPNKFKYLYELKTPLRSRIEMIAEQVYGADGVEYSQEALDKAKRIEEDKELSKLGTCMVKTHLSLADNPMIKGVPKAWKLRIRDILMYKGAGFVVPVAGTISLMPGTASDPAFRRVDVDVKTGKVKGVF, from the coding sequence ATGGCATTGGATCCCAAGAAGCACGCGGACTGGCAGATCGCCGAGGATGCGGAAACAAGAATGAAGACGGTCTATCAGCTGGCGGATGAGCTGGGCCTGGAGAAGGAGGAACTGCTTCCCCATGGCCACTATGTGGCCAAGGTGGATTTTTCAAAGTTATTAAAGCGGATTGCCGACCGGCCGGACGGCAAATATATCGATGTCACGGCCATTACGCCGACACCGCTGGGGGAAGGGAAGTCCACCTCGACCATGGGGTTGACCCAGGGACTCGGCATGAGGGGAAAGAAGGTCACGGCGGCGATCCGGCAGCCATCGGGCGGTCCGACCATGAACATCAAGGGATCGGCCGCGGGCGGCGGTCTCTCCCAGTGTATCCCGCTCACCCCCTTCTCCCTGGGTCTGACAGGCGACATCAATGCCATCATGAATGCCCACAACCTGGCCATGGTCGCCCTCACCTCGAGGATGCAGCATGAGTTCAACTACGGCGACAAGGAACTGACCAAGCGTAAGCTGACGCGTCTGAACATCGATCCGAACAACGTGGAGATGGGATGGATCATGGATTTCTGCGCCCAGTCCCTCCGCAATATCATCATCGGGATCGGCGGCAAGATGGACGGCTTCATGATGCGCTCCAAGTTCGGGATCGCCGTCTCGTCCGAGATCATGGCGATCCTGGCCGTGTCCACGGATCTCAAGGACATGCGGGAGAGGATGGGCCGGATCGTGGTCGCCTACAACAAGAAGGGAGATCCCGTGACCACGACGGACCTGGAGGTGGCCGGCGCCATGACCGCCTGGATGGTGGAAGCGCTGAATCCTAACCTGCTTCAGACCATCGAAGGGCAGCCCGTTTTCGTTCATGCCGGGCCCTTTGCCAACATCGCCATCGGTCAGTCCTCGATCATTGCCGACCGGATCGGTCTGAAACTGAGTGAATACCACGTGACGGAATCGGGTTTCGGCGCCGACATCGGTTTCGAGAAGTTCTGGAACCTCAAGTGCCGCTTCTCCGGACTCAAACCCCACACGGCCGTGATCGTGGCCACCATCCGGGCCCTGAAATGCCACGGCGGCGCGCCCATCCCCGTGCCCGGGAGGCCCATGCCGGAGGAATATAAAGGGGAAAACGTGGAATGGGTGGAGAAAGGGTGCGAAAATCTCATTCATCATATTAAAACCGTGAAGAAGGCGGGGATCAACCCCGTGGTCTGCATCAACGCCTTCAAGACCGATACCAAGAACGAGATCAAGGTCGTCCGCCGCCTGGCCGAATCAGCCGGCGCCCGAGTGGCCGTCTCCAATCATTGGGAGAAGGGGGGCGAGGGCGCCCTTGAGTTTGCGGATGCGGTGATTGATGCCTGCAATGAACCGAACAAGTTCAAATATCTCTATGAGCTCAAGACCCCGCTCCGCAGCCGAATCGAGATGATTGCGGAACAGGTCTACGGCGCAGACGGTGTCGAGTATTCCCAGGAGGCTCTGGACAAGGCCAAGCGGATTGAAGAGGACAAGGAGCTTTCAAAGCTTGGGACCTGCATGGTCAAGACGCACCTCAGCCTGGCGGATAATCCCATGATCAAAGGGGTTCCCAAGGCATGGAAGCTCCGTATCCGGGACATTCTCATGTATAAGGGGGCCGGCTTTGTGGTCCCCGTAGCCGGGACCATCAGCCTGATGCCGGGCACGGCCTCGGATCCGGCGTTCCGCCGTGTGGACGTGGACGTCAAGACAGGAAAGGTCAAAGGCGTATTCTAA